Within the Eucalyptus grandis isolate ANBG69807.140 chromosome 1, ASM1654582v1, whole genome shotgun sequence genome, the region taaataatattttattcgGAAAATGGTTAATCGGGTTGGGCCCTAGGGCCCGATCCGAACATGGGCTGCACTGGTCATACAAATCTGGGCTCATACCAGCAAATATTGGGCCAATAAATCGGGCTTCACTCAGCCCAAACCAAAACAAGCCCAAACTAAAACAACTTAAGTAAAGCCCAATTCTCACTATATTGAACCCAAATATGCAAAAACAACACTTCAAGCCCAAAGCTCACTATGCCTAAGTAAGCCCAGAACTCCAACCTTTGCTCTCCAACGACTTCTTCAAGCACGCCCAGAAAATCCAATGGATTGCTTACTGATTCGAGAACATCAACACCCAGCCATGACATTATGCTTCACTTCATTGGAACTCCACTCACAAATTCGACCGTGTCATTATCCACTCGAGATTTACGCTCACAACCATACTACCAACACAGAGGACATCCATAGGGATATATCAAAGCACAAAGCAAAGAAAACTCGAAAATATTTGGACTCAGTAGAAAAGAAATCTCACCGAGATGTGGGAATCAGAAGCGAGAAGCCACGAGCAGGACGCAGCCGGCTGCAGGTCATCGGATGGTGCCGGTGGAGGTGGTTGGTCGGGTTCAGCTGGTTGTGGTGGACCCACACCATCGGCACGAACTCCAGCTGCGCGGCACCAAAACAGCAGACTAGTGGCGGTTCGTCGTAGGAGTCGATTCCGTCATCGTAATCCCAGTCATTACCACTTTGAGCTCGAGCCCCAACCAAACTTACGGAACACGCATAGTAGCGGCGCATTGTCATGCTACAACACCCTCTCATCCAACGCGGTTGATCATATATCCCACCTCTTTTTAACACGGAACATCAAGGCTGATGAATTAATGTCGCCTTGTGGCACTTGGAGcatgaaataaaatttcatcTTGATCGGCGCTGTCTTCACTTTGCCGTCTTCATCTCCAACTCGAAGAGATGCCCAACCTAGGCCGACCTCCGAATCGTACCCAGCCTTAAACTTGAAATCCTTGCCATAAGTTTGCTCATAGACCGCACTCCAGTACTCTGTATCGAAATTGTACCAGTAGCTCAACTTGCTAGAAGGACAAAATCTACGCTTGAGCGCAACCGAGAGAGCATTTGAGGGCAGAGAAATGATTGGGATAAAAGACAGCTCCTCATCCTTAAAAAGAATATCTTACTTTCAGTTCTTCCTCTGCATATGGGGCACTGCACGCTCCATTCCAGATTTGACTTTTAAGAATCCCATTTATTGACAACGTTCTCTtcacttcctcctcttctctttcttccagtGAGACTTCACTAGGAGGGAACTTTACCGTCGCCCTTGGCAACCCCACAGTATGTACGGGAGACGACAGCTCGAGCGCATAACCGGGTTCGGCAAGGTCCTCAACCAGCGACATCTCTCCTTTGTTGTGCCTTGACATCGTGTTCGGCGCTGAGATGCAGCCTCGGCCCGACGTCGCACGCCGACCTTGACGAGCGCGCTCTACTGGACGTGTGCTTGGAAACGAAGGCCAGCCGAGGCTGGGCGATCTCGCCCTTCCTGTCATCGCCGAAGGAGAGCTTGAGTTTGGCGAGGCCGTCGAGAAGCCTGCAGGGGACCTCGTGGAGAAAGACGGAGCTGTCGCTGTCGTACTCGGAGGTGAACCGGAAGACCGGCCTCTTCGGGAACGAGAAAAAGGATCCAAGGCTGCCgtggcg harbors:
- the LOC104443023 gene encoding LOW QUALITY PROTEIN: outer envelope pore protein 37, chloroplastic (The sequence of the model RefSeq protein was modified relative to this genomic sequence to represent the inferred CDS: deleted 2 bases in 2 codons); amino-acid sequence: MTSTSDHPGTPPFQVITISLNTLNNLRNVEDSSFQSLMRLISAVTNHCNADPAPTPAVLHTSRRRRRRRPRRHGSLGSFFSFPKRPVFRFTSEYDSDSSVFLHEVPCRLLDGLAKLKLSFGDDRKGEIAQPRLAFVSKHTSSRARSSRSACDVGPRLHLSAEHDVKAQQGEMSLVEDLAEPGYALELSSPVHTVGLPRATVKFPPSEVSLEEREEEEVKRTLSINGILKSQIWNGACSAPYAEEELKVRYSFKDEELSFIPIISLPSNALSVALKRRFCPSSKLSYWYNFDTEYWSAVYEQTYGKDFKFKAGYDSEVGLGWASLRVGDEDGKVKTAPIKMKFYFMLQVPQGDINSSALMFRVKKRWDI